The following nucleotide sequence is from Kosmotoga arenicorallina S304.
CATATATAGATAAATACCCCACAATACCATCGAGCTCATCAACTACCCTTTCTAAACTCTTCTCAGAAACATCAATTGCTAATTCTTCAAACCCCTTTCTTAAAAATTCAAGAGATTTGTCTTTAGAAAACCTCTGTAACCTTATCTCGCTTAAATATCTCCCAAATAGGGGTGCATCTGGATCATCTATTCCCAAAAAGTCATGCAATAAACCTATTTCAGAGCCTGTAAGAACAATGACAAAATTCTTCAAGTTATCGTATATATAAGCAAAAAGGTTAAGCAAATCCTTCCCGCCTTTTCTATAGAACCGCAAATTCTGCGCTTCATCAAATGCAAGAACGAACCTCTTGCCTTTTAGCGTTTCGTCGATGCTTTTCAATGCCTCTGCTAAATTCGTTTTCTGCCCTTTACCTTCAATAGATATTTCAAAACCCCCAAAGGAAAGTCCTGATATTGATTTTAAAATCTTCTTCAATTTTCCTAATTTCAGGGTCTTTTCGATCTCTTTGATCAGAGCCCTGTCAAATGCTTCGACATCAATTAGATTATTACGGAAATAAGCTCTGCAATCTATAAAAACATGATAACCATCAAATTCCTCGAGCACAGCTTTAAGGAGTGAAGTCTTTCCAATCCGTCTCAACCCGTCAAGAACAATTAACCTTTCACTCTGCAAAGACTTCTGAAATGCGCTAACCTCCTCTTTCCTGTTGAATATATCTCTTAAAGAATGTTTCGGCTCAATCGAGAACAGCATTGGCAAAACCTCCCTTATATTTAATGGGTACTAAGTTACTTAGTAGGGGTTAAGTAACTTAGCACCCATATTATACCAGACCAGCCCTGCAGCACATACCCTCACAACCATCGTATTATCAATTGTCGCATTATCATTTGTCGTTCCTCCAGTTGTCAGCCTTGCAAGCGTCGTACCATCAATTGTCGTACCATCAACAGTCGCTCCACCAACTGTCGTACCATCATTTGTCGTTCCACCAGTTGTCAGCCTTGCAAGCGTCGTACCATCAATTGTCGTACCATCAACAGTCGCCCCACCAACTGTCGTACCATCATTTGTCGCCGCGCAGCGGCTTAGACGAAGCAAAAGCATGGTATAATAATGTATAGATGTGGATTATGAATGAGCATCATCTGTTTTAATGATTATACATAGTAAGTAACAATAGGTTTGACATTTTTACCTTATAAGTGTAAAATATAAGTGTATTACTCAGGAGGCACTCAATTGGAAACAATTTTCCTGAATAAACACCTTGAAAAACTCTATAAAGAAGCCAAGAAAAATAAAAAATATCCTCTACCTAAATATCTAATAGACAAATACATTGAGGTAGTTGACTTTATCAAAGCGGCAGACACGATAGTAGCTATACGCAGTAGAAGAAGCTATAAATTCGAGAAACTCGCTGGTTATAATAGCAGATATTCGATAAGGCTTAACAAAAAATACCGGCTAGAAATTGAGATTGAGTGGATAGACAATAAACATACAATTGGAATATTTGGAATCGACGAAATTTCAAAACACTATGAATAAAGGTGAGAATCATGGGTGAAATTAGACCAGGAAAAATCATAGGTCCTGGAAAACACATTAAAGATGAAATTGAATACCTTGGCTGGACTCAGCAGGATCTCGCTGAGGTCATGGGCGTTTCTTTAAAAACCGCAAACCTATTGATACAAGATAAAACGCCCATAACCTTTGAATTGGCCGTTAAATTAAGCAAAGCTATAGGTGGTACTCCGAATACCTGGTTGAATTTATACAACATGTATAGATCAAGGATCGAAAATCTGGAATCCGAAGAAAACAAGGCGATCGAAGACCGATCTATTCTTTACCAATACCTGCCAATAAGAGAAATGAAAAAAAGAGGCTGGATAGATAACTCCCGTTCTTTCGAAAAAGTAAAAAAATCAATCTTGGGATTTTTCGGAGTGAAGAACCTTGAGGAACTAAAAGAGAAACTCCAAAAGAAAGATCTTGCTCCTGCATTTAGAAGATCTGAAGCACATCAAAACTTCAACGGTTTTTACGCATATACCTGGTTCTTAATGGCAAAAAAGCTTTCAAAGCAAAAAAATTCTGGTTATGCCTATAATAAAGAAAAGCTAGAGGAGTTGGCGTACCAGATCGTAGAATACTCACTTTATCCCGAAGGTATAGAACGATTTCTAGAAGAATTAGAAAACACCGGTGTTAGGTTCATGGTCCTTCCCCATTTACAAAAAACCTATATAGACGGTGCCTCTTATATAGATGAATATGGTCCGGTAATCGTTTACACAAAAAGATACGACAGGATTGACAATTTCTGGTTTACCGTAGCCCACGAAATTGCACACATCCTTTACCACAATTTGGACGATGAAAAACCATTCATTGATAACCTTGCAGATTTAAGCGACAACGAAGCTGAAGTAGAATCGAATAACATTGCCGGCGAATGGCTAAAACGAGATCAAATTCTTGACTACTTCAAAGGCAGCTACGGGTACATATCAGAAGTAAAGGTAAACGACTGTTCAAAAAAATTAAGAATACATCCAGCACTCATTGTAGGAATATTGCAGCATTACGGAAAACTATCCAGAAAGAACCTCAATAGATTCAAAAAGAAAGTTGGTGAGCTAATACCAGAGAAATACTATATAGAAAATAAAAAAGACCAGGTTTTCAGAGCTGAAAAGGAAGAGAAAACTGTGTACTAAGCGATCCAAAAATGATTAGAAATTGCCTTTAGCGGCCCAGCGACTGGTATAAAAAAACCAGTCGCTTTTTGTTTGTTGTCCTGGTTTTTGGGCAAAAACCTACTAAGCGTACACTAAATAACTATCTAAATTTTCAATATATTTCAGTGCATATCCACAACCACCGGCATAATCAGGATTCACATCCCAACCATTCTGACTCGCCATCCTGAGCATGATTCAGGATCTCGTACTTAAGAAAAACAAGATTCTGGATAGAACATCTCCAGAATGAAGGCTTTTTCAACTGCAAAGCAGTTCGTAACAACCCCGAAGTGGTTCGAATCAACTCCGCAGGAGTTCGTGACAACTTTGAAAGAGTTCGGATCAATCCCTAAAGGGATTTGGAGTGCCGCACAGCGGCTCTCTCGCTCAATATCAAAAAATGGTTACATTTATACAGGGAAATGTTATAATAGTAGCGAACAATCTGCACTTTTTGAAATAAGTGCAAAATGTTCGGATGGATGGTGATTCCATGAAATCTCCTTACAGTAGGGCTTACGTTGCCAAACGTTTATTTAGGCTTAGAGAAAGTGGTGTAAAATATATCTCAAAAAAAGAGCTTGTTAAATATTTTAAAAAGCAAAACCCAAAAATTAGTGATAGTACCATAAGAAGAAGAATATACGATTTAAAGAAAAGCGGAGTAATTACAAATTCAGGAAGGGGTCAATATTTAATTGAAAACCGTCCGTCTTTTTTGCCACCTGATTCTGCTTTTTTGAAAAAGGTAGTGAAAAGCCTGACCAAGCGTTTTCCTTACCTAAGTAACTACTGCATATGGGAAACAAAATGGCTTTCTGAATTTACAGTTCATCAGGCATCTTTACCCCTAGTTATACTTGAAGTTGAGCGAGATACTGAAGAATCGGTATTCAACTTCCTTAAAGAATCATATAATAATATCTTCCTAAAACCGGGAATAAAAGAAGTAGAAAAGTATTTCGCTTTTAATGAAAAAAACATAGTGGTAATACCTCTCATATCACAATCGCCCATTTCGAAAATCGGAAATATAAAAATACCAAAAACAGAAAAAATTCTTGTCGACCTTTTCTGCGAAAAGAACTTGTTTATCGCTTACCAGGGTCAAGAACTGATAAACATTTATAAGAACGTAATCAAAAAATACGCCTTTAATAGGACCACTTTTTGGTCATACGCTAAGCGAAGAAAAAGGTACAATCAAATTCGAAGGTTCATCCTTGAAAATCATATTGAAGGATTTATGGAGGAAGAAAATTGATCAAGAAATCATCTTTTTCTAAAAAGTGGATAATTAGCAGACGGAAAATATACAAACGCAATGATCCTTCGATCATTGAAAAAGCAATTAGAGCTCTTAGCTTGGTTGAAAAACTTAAGTCATCAGAGATGAGCTTTGTTTTTAAGGGTGGGACTTCTTTGCTTCTTTTATTAAAAGAATTCAATAGATTTTCGATCGACGTTGATATTATATTCAACGGAAAGCCTGAAGATTTGGAAAAATTCTTGCCAAAGATCATCGATGGTGAATGTTTTACTCACTATGAAAAAGATATCAGAAAAAACAACAATAACATACCAAAATCTCACTTCAAATTCTTCTACAACTCAACAATAAACAACAGAGAAAATTATATTTTATTGGATGTATTGTTTGAAAAAGAAAACTATCCCGAAAAGGTTGTTGTCCCGATAGAACATAATTTGCTGGACACGGAAGGACGTACGGTAGAAGTTGTCGTACCAAGTATCGATTCTATCCTCGGAGATAAATTAACCGCTTTTGCACCAAACACCACTGGCATTTCCTATGGAGTAGGTAAGGAAGCAGAGATAATCAAACAACTCTTTGATGTTGGTACTCTTTTCGACCATTGTGAAAACATTTCGATGGTAAGAACTTCCTTTAATGTGACGGCCCAAAAAGAAATTGGCTATAGAGGAAATAGGAACTCTTTTGAAGATGTTCTCAATGATGCATTCGATACCTCTCTTATTATTCCTTATAGAGGAGCAGTAGGTAGTGAGAAATTTAGAAAATTACAACGCGGGATAACTTCTTTTTCTTCATATGCTTTCAATAACAGATTCAATCTAGACCAAGCAATAAACAAAGCGTCAAAAGCAGCTTATTTATCACAGCTTGTATTATCGAATATCAATGACTTTGAACGTTACAACCCTTCGATCAACTTAGAGAAAATATTTATTGAAAACCCTAAATACAGCAAGCTTAACAGAATCAAAAAAACTGACCCTGAAGCATTTTTTTATTTCAAAAAAGCAATAGAACTTCTGGAAGAAAAGAAGGCCACCCATGGACGTCGAAAAACTTGAAGTCTGGCAACATTCAATGGAGCCGGCAGCCAAAGCATACGAAATAACAGTCAAATTCCCAAAGCACGAAATGTACAGCCTCGCCGATCATATGGAGAGAGTTTACACAAAATTCCTAACAGATCCTATTTCCCAAACTCTTAGGCTTTCAGTTCTCGAGGAACTCTCGGTCAAACCCAAACCCATATTTTCAAAGCTTTCACACACAACCTACAACCAACAACCCACAACGAACCCGCCGCCCCAGGCGCAGAGCCATTCCGCAGGAATGCAAAGCCTTTACGAAGTAAAGCATAACCTGAGCAAAGCTCAGCATAGCCACTGCCTTGCAGCACCCAGCCTCAGCATATTCAAATTTGGTTCTTTTTAACTACCAGTGTATAATAATGGTAGTAATATAGATCCAAGGTGGTGGGTTATGAGTAAAATTCTCGATTTCTTCAAAAAACACTATGGCTATGCAAGAATGAAAGACCTAAAAGCAAATGGTATACACACAAGGGAGTTAAGAAAACTCCTTGAAGAAGGCACAATAGAAAAGGTGAAAGCAGGACTTTATCGTTTGGCTACTCTCTCCGGCATCAAAATAGTCTCTCTTGTCGATGTATGTCATGCAATCCCTAAGGGAGTAATTTGCCTAATATCTGCCCTTGATTATTATGATCTTACCACCTTCTCTCCCTGGGAAGTCCATGTTGCAATTCCACATGATCTTAAAAAGCCAACAATAGAATATCCACCTGTAAGTTTCTTTCACTTTAGAGAAAACACATACTCCCTCGGTATTGAAACAATCAACACCGAATTTGGACCAATAAGAATCTATAACAGAGAAAAGACTGTTTGTGACATATTCAGGTTCAGGAATAGGTTAGGAGAAGACCTGGCAATCGAAGCGTTGAAAAATTATCTTATCTGGAGTAATGGAAATACCGCACGACTCAGAAAATACATGAAAGCCACAAGAATGGAAAAAATCATGTCACCGTTCATAAAGGGTATGATGCACACATGAACAAAGAAATAAGAAATATGGCCGCATCTGTAAAAGATCGGCTCTTAAGGATTGCCAAATTCAATAAAGTTGATTACACAAGAATATTGCAGCGATATGCCCAAGAAAGGTTTCTCTATCGCCTTTCGGTTTCTAATTTTCGAAGCAATCTTGTTCTTAAAGGTGCCATGATGTTTTTGGCTTATGGATTACCAGATCTCCGACCCACGAAAGACATTGATTTTCTTGGAATTGCTATTTCTAATGAGCCTGATAATATCGAGATGATAATCAAACAAATCTCCTCAATCCCCTGCAACGATGGAATCATTTTTAATGGAGAAAATTTAAAGATTTCCATAATTAAAAAAGATGCGGAGTACAATGGAGTGAGAGTCATCATCCCCTGGAATATCGAAAGAACGAAAGGCAATTTACAACTTGACATAGGCTTTGGAGATCGAATACACAACGGGCCCGTAGAAGTCAGTTTTCCGACACTCATAGATCAGATTCAACCTCTAATAATGGTTTATTCAAAAGAAACCGCTTTAGCTGAAAAACTACAAATAATCGTAAGCCTGAATTATGAAACAAGCAGAATGAAAGACTTCTACGACATCTACTATCTTTGTTCTCACAGTTCGTTCCACTTGAGCAACCTTCGTAAAGCGATTCTCGAAACTTTTGAGAATAGAGGCACTTCATTCCAGGACATAGATACCGTTCTTTCAACAGAGTTCATAACAAACAAAGAAAAACAAACACAGTGGGAAGCATTCCTGGTTAGAAGCAGATTGGATAACAAACTTGATTTCTTAAAACTGATGAAAAAATTGAAAACCTTCCTTGTACCTTTACTCAAATCAAGTGATGATCTTGTCTGGAACCCAAAGCAATGGTGTTGGAACAGATACTGAATAAGAAATGTAGTCATCTTCTCGAACACGTATTCAGTTATACCCTGTACCCGCTCTTTAGCTCGGTAGTCAACCACACGTGGTTCTGGTCAACTCTGAAGGGATTCGTATCTGCCGCACAGCAGCTCTTGGTTCTCTGACCCTAGGATTCTCGGTTTTTTATCGCGTTAGCAACCATCGTACCACCAGCAGTCGTTCTATCATTTGTCGTTCCACCAGTTGTCAGCCTTGCAAGCGTCGTACCATCAATTGTCGTATTATCATTTGTCGCATCACCAACAGTCGTACCATCAGCTGTCGCATTATCAGTTGTCGCCCCATCAATCATCGTACTATCATCAGTCGCCGCACAGTAGCCCTCTCGATTCTCCAATTTTGAAAAAATCAAATTATATAGTATAATCTACATTAGTCTATTCATAATTAGCATGAGGTGAGGGCATTGTTTTACAACAGGATAGAGGAACTCAATACATTAAAGAAGTACCTCAATTCGGATAACCTTGAATTCTTTATACTTTATGGCAGAAGAAGAGTAGGAAAAACTGCTCTCTTGAAAAAAGCAGTATATGGGAAAAAAGGTATTTTCTTTGTCGGAAGACAGGTTACGGGCTCAACTCTTCTGGATGCTTTTTCAAATGAAGTGGCCCGGTTGTTCAATCTTCACGGTGCTACATTCAAAAGCTGGGAAGATGCTTTGAGATTTGTCTTCCAAAAAGCGAAGGATGAAAATATTTATCTCGTTCTTGACGAATTTCAGTATCTGGTTGAAGCCTCCCCCGAATTGCCTTCGATTATTCAAATGCTTGTTGATCATGAAGAATCAAAGATAAAG
It contains:
- a CDS encoding type IV toxin-antitoxin system AbiEi family antitoxin domain-containing protein, with amino-acid sequence MSKILDFFKKHYGYARMKDLKANGIHTRELRKLLEEGTIEKVKAGLYRLATLSGIKIVSLVDVCHAIPKGVICLISALDYYDLTTFSPWEVHVAIPHDLKKPTIEYPPVSFFHFRENTYSLGIETINTEFGPIRIYNREKTVCDIFRFRNRLGEDLAIEALKNYLIWSNGNTARLRKYMKATRMEKIMSPFIKGMMHT
- a CDS encoding type II toxin-antitoxin system RelE/ParE family toxin: METIFLNKHLEKLYKEAKKNKKYPLPKYLIDKYIEVVDFIKAADTIVAIRSRRSYKFEKLAGYNSRYSIRLNKKYRLEIEIEWIDNKHTIGIFGIDEISKHYE
- a CDS encoding four helix bundle protein, which translates into the protein MDVEKLEVWQHSMEPAAKAYEITVKFPKHEMYSLADHMERVYTKFLTDPISQTLRLSVLEELSVKPKPIFSKLSHTTYNQQPTTNPPPQAQSHSAGMQSLYEVKHNLSKAQHSHCLAAPSLSIFKFGSF
- a CDS encoding AAA family ATPase, which encodes MLFSIEPKHSLRDIFNRKEEVSAFQKSLQSERLIVLDGLRRIGKTSLLKAVLEEFDGYHVFIDCRAYFRNNLIDVEAFDRALIKEIEKTLKLGKLKKILKSISGLSFGGFEISIEGKGQKTNLAEALKSIDETLKGKRFVLAFDEAQNLRFYRKGGKDLLNLFAYIYDNLKNFVIVLTGSEIGLLHDFLGIDDPDAPLFGRYLSEIRLQRFSKDKSLEFLRKGFEELAIDVSEKSLERVVDELDGIVGYLSIYGYIYYKEDPVNALEKTKELAKKLVEKELSALINRSTNYGYVLKAVSLHINRFNQIRTYIENNFGTISDPTLSKILNTLVKQSFLEQKYVDGVKRYLFPDPVMEYVCKEMRMK
- a CDS encoding HigA family addiction module antitoxin; protein product: MGEIRPGKIIGPGKHIKDEIEYLGWTQQDLAEVMGVSLKTANLLIQDKTPITFELAVKLSKAIGGTPNTWLNLYNMYRSRIENLESEENKAIEDRSILYQYLPIREMKKRGWIDNSRSFEKVKKSILGFFGVKNLEELKEKLQKKDLAPAFRRSEAHQNFNGFYAYTWFLMAKKLSKQKNSGYAYNKEKLEELAYQIVEYSLYPEGIERFLEELENTGVRFMVLPHLQKTYIDGASYIDEYGPVIVYTKRYDRIDNFWFTVAHEIAHILYHNLDDEKPFIDNLADLSDNEAEVESNNIAGEWLKRDQILDYFKGSYGYISEVKVNDCSKKLRIHPALIVGILQHYGKLSRKNLNRFKKKVGELIPEKYYIENKKDQVFRAEKEEKTVY
- a CDS encoding nucleotidyl transferase AbiEii/AbiGii toxin family protein, which gives rise to MNKEIRNMAASVKDRLLRIAKFNKVDYTRILQRYAQERFLYRLSVSNFRSNLVLKGAMMFLAYGLPDLRPTKDIDFLGIAISNEPDNIEMIIKQISSIPCNDGIIFNGENLKISIIKKDAEYNGVRVIIPWNIERTKGNLQLDIGFGDRIHNGPVEVSFPTLIDQIQPLIMVYSKETALAEKLQIIVSLNYETSRMKDFYDIYYLCSHSSFHLSNLRKAILETFENRGTSFQDIDTVLSTEFITNKEKQTQWEAFLVRSRLDNKLDFLKLMKKLKTFLVPLLKSSDDLVWNPKQWCWNRY
- a CDS encoding nucleotidyl transferase AbiEii/AbiGii toxin family protein → MIKKSSFSKKWIISRRKIYKRNDPSIIEKAIRALSLVEKLKSSEMSFVFKGGTSLLLLLKEFNRFSIDVDIIFNGKPEDLEKFLPKIIDGECFTHYEKDIRKNNNNIPKSHFKFFYNSTINNRENYILLDVLFEKENYPEKVVVPIEHNLLDTEGRTVEVVVPSIDSILGDKLTAFAPNTTGISYGVGKEAEIIKQLFDVGTLFDHCENISMVRTSFNVTAQKEIGYRGNRNSFEDVLNDAFDTSLIIPYRGAVGSEKFRKLQRGITSFSSYAFNNRFNLDQAINKASKAAYLSQLVLSNINDFERYNPSINLEKIFIENPKYSKLNRIKKTDPEAFFYFKKAIELLEEKKATHGRRKT
- a CDS encoding DUF6577 family protein, which encodes MKSPYSRAYVAKRLFRLRESGVKYISKKELVKYFKKQNPKISDSTIRRRIYDLKKSGVITNSGRGQYLIENRPSFLPPDSAFLKKVVKSLTKRFPYLSNYCIWETKWLSEFTVHQASLPLVILEVERDTEESVFNFLKESYNNIFLKPGIKEVEKYFAFNEKNIVVIPLISQSPISKIGNIKIPKTEKILVDLFCEKNLFIAYQGQELINIYKNVIKKYAFNRTTFWSYAKRRKRYNQIRRFILENHIEGFMEEEN